Genomic segment of Streptomyces sp. NBC_01210:
CCGCGTCCTCCACCCTGGCTGAAATCACGGAGCAGCTGCGCAAGTTCAGTGTCCGGATGCACGGCATGACGCAGCTGCTGCACCGGCTCAGCCCCGACGTACGCACAGCGCTGCTGCAAAACGCGTCCTATCTGTCCACCACCGCCGGGTCGGTTGAGGCGATCCGGCACATCACGAGTGAGTGGGGGAGCAAGTCGATCCGGCGGAGGCCGCCGAGCTCGACTACCTGTATATCGTCGCCGGAGCGAAGGGCGCCGCCAAGGTGCGGTTCGACCAGAAGGGCGGGCTCGGCACCGCCGCCCTGCTGGACTGGGTCAACGGGATCGACGTCGCCTGGAACGCGGCCTGAAGCGGCCGCGCAACCATGTCTGCCCCCCTCGCCATGGTGATCTTCAGCTGGATCGCGATCGTCATTCTGTATCTCGCTCTGGCCGCTGTGCTGCGCGAAGTGCGGATGCTGCGCCGGCAGGTGATGCTCGCGCCGCGACCGCGGCGCCGCCGTCCGAGCTGATGCTTCCCACGTCGTTCGTGGAGCGCATCGCTGAACCCGGCCGAGAACGCACGGTGCTGGTTGCCGACTCGGGCTGCCCGCTGTGCCGGTAACGCGGCCGCCTCCCTCGCCGAGAGTGCGACACCCGTCCGGACCAGCTTGTAGAGATGACCCAGCAGACCAAATCCCGTGACATCAGTGGCACATCGCACCCCCGCCGAAACGGCGGCCGCGCTCGCGCGGTCGTTGAGCTCCGTCATCGCCGCGACCGCCTGCGGGAATCCTCTCCCGTGGCCTTGTGCCGGGTGTTGAGCACCCCGATGCCGAGCGGTTTGGTCAGCGAGAGCGGCAGACCAGGACGGCCGGAGTCGTTTCGCAACAAGTGGTCGAGATCGACGACGCCGGTGACCGCCATGCCGTACTTGGGCTCTGCGTCGTCCACGCTGTGCCCCCCACAGACCGGGCAGCCCGCTTCGCCCGCGGTGTCGGCCCCGCCGCGCAGGACTTCCGCAGCCAGCTCCATGGGCAACGTCTCGCGGGGCCAGCACAACAGGTTGACCGCCACCACCGGACGGCCACCCATGGCATACACATCGGACAGCGCATTGGCCGCCGCGATCCGGCCCCACGTGTACGGATCGTCCACGACGGGCGTGAAGAAGTCGGTGGTCGACACCACGCCGCGCGACGAGTCGATGGCGACCACGGCAGCGTCGTCCCCGTACTCCGCGCCGACCACCAGGTGCGCCGAAGGCATGGCCAGGCCTGCGAGCACCTCTTCCAGCTCCCCCGGCGGAATCTTGCACGCACAGCCACCGCCGCGCGCGTATGTGGGTGAGGCGAATCTCGGTGCCGTTGGTCGAGTCCATAACTCCAGCAGAACACACTCAGTCCCCACCCAGGAAGGCCCTCAGCTTGGAGGCGTCCGGCGCATGGTGGCGCGCCGCGGTCTTCAAAACCGACGTGGCCGGTTCTCCCGGCCAGGCGGGTTCGATTCCCGTCCGCCTCCGCCAAACTTCCACCACGGGAGCCATCGATGACTGATCCGCGGCGTCACATTCCCCGCACCGATGCACTGCTCGCCGCGCCGGAACTGCACTCCGCCATTGCCCACTTGGGACGAACCGCGGTCAAAGGCGTCGTCAAGGCCGCGCAAGAGCGGGTCAGACGAGACGAGATCGACCCGAGCGAGGTGCTCGCCGAGGTCCTGCGGACCCTGCCGGAAACCGCGAACAGCCTATGGGCAGTGATCAACGCAACGGGCATCGTCGTGCACACCAACCTGGGCCGCGCCCCGCTGTCGGCCGCGGCCGTCGACGCCGTCGTCAGTGCCGCCGGGTACACCGACGTCGAGTTCGACCTTTCCTCGGGCACCCGTGCACGCCGCGGTCGCGGGGTGCACGAGGCGTTGCTGGCGGCCTTGCCCGAGGCCGGCGATGTACACGTGGTGAACAACAACGCCGCCGCGCTCGTGCTCTGCGCGCTTGCCCTGGCCGACGGGCGGGAGATCGTGGTCAGCAGGGGCGAACTGGTCGCCATCGGCGATGGTTTCCGGCTGCCCGAGCTGATGGAGAGTACCGGCGCTCGGCTGCGCGAGGTTGGTACGACGAACCGGACAACGCTGGATGACTACACTTCGGCGGTCGGCCACGACACCGCGTTTGTACTGAAGGTGCATCCGTCCAATTTCGTGGTGACCGGTTTCGTGAAGTCGACCGACGTCGCCGCCCTGTCCGCACTGGACGATCCGATCGTCGTCGACGTCGGCTCCGGGCTGCTGCGGCGCGACTTCGCGCTGCCCCAGGAGCCGGATGTGCAGAGTGCATTGCAGGCCGGCGCGGCACTGGTGACCGCGAGTGGGGACAAGCTGCTGGGTGGCCCCCAAGCCGGCCTGATCTTCGGCGATGCCGGTCTGGTAAGGCAGTTGGCGCGGCATCCACTGGCTCGTGCGCTCCGGACGGACAAGCTGACGCTGGCCGCGATGGAGGCGACCATTCGCGGACCGCGCCCACCGGTCGTGCAGGCGCTGCACGCCGAGCCTGCCGAACTGCGGGCGCGCGCCCAGGCGATGGTGGCTCAGTTGTCCGACTTCGGCGCGCGCATCGTCGCCTCGACGGCCATGGTCGGTGGCGGCGGCGCGCCGGAAGTCGCGCTTCCCAGTGTGGCGCTCAGCCTGCCCGCGCGGTACGGCGCCGCGCTGCGCGTCGGCAGGCCGCCGGTTGTGGGCCGGGTGATGGGCAGTCGTTGCCTGCTCGATCTGCGCACGATCGATCCACGGCAGGACAACCAGGTCGTCGTCGCCGTACGGTCCGTATCATGATCGTCGTAGCCACGGCCGGACATGTCGACCACGGCAAGAGCGCTCTGGTCCGCGCACTCACCGGTCGTGACCCGGACCGGCTCGCCGAGGAGCGCCGCCGCGGGCTCACCCTGGATCTCGGATTCGCTCGGTGCGACCTGCCGAGCGGGCGGCGGGCCGCCTTCGTCGACGTACCGGGTCACGAGCGGTATCTGCAAACCATGCTGGCCGGACTCGGCCCCGTCCGTGCCGCGCTGCTGGCAGTGGCCGCGGACCAGGGCTGGGCCGCGCAGACCGCCGAGCACGCCGACGCACTGGCCGCCTTCGCCGTGCCGCAACTGCTGCTCGTGATCACTCGCTGCGACCTGGCCGATTCCGAGCCCACGGCGGCCATCGCCCGTCGTGAGCTGCTCACGCGCGGTCTCCCAGCCCTGCCCCCGGTGGCGACGAGCGCGCACACCGGCCAGGGTCTCGATGCGCTGCGCGCCGCACTCGACCTGCTTTCGCCGGCGCTCCCACCCAGCCCGGGACCGGTGCGGCTGTGTGTGGACCGGGCCTTCACGGTCTCGGGCGCGGGCACCGTCGTGACGGGCACCCTGCTCGGTGGAACTCTTCGCGTCGGGGACCGGCTTGAGCTGTGCCCATCTGTCGAGGGGCCGAGTGCAACCGTCCGGGAGCTCCACGTATGCGAGCGACCCGTGACCGAGGCCTCGGGTCCCACACGCGTCGCGGTCAACCTCCGCCGCGTCCCCCGCGACGCCGTGCCCCGCGGCAGCGCCCTGCTCACTCCGGACGCTTGGGTCACCAGCACGCTGGCTGATGTCCGACTGCATGCCCTCGGCGCGGATCCACCGGCGCTGCCCAGCGAGGTGATGTGCCACCTCGGCACGGCCCGTCGCCCGGCCCGGCTGCGCAGGCTCTCCGGCGACCTCGGCCAGCTCCGGCTGTCCGCACCGCTACCGCCGCATGTGGGAGACCGGCTCGCGGTGCGCGACCCCGCGACTCGTGTGGTGCTGGGCGCAACCGTGCTGGATCCGATGCCCGAGCGCATTGCCGACCGCGGAGCGGCAGGGCGGCGCAGGGCCGCTCTGGAGTCCGCGACCGGGCAGCCGCTGCTCTCCTCCGAGCTCAAGCGCCGCGGTCTGGCCCGCGGCGTGGATCTGCGCCGACTCGGTATCCCCTTGCCTGCCGTCGATCGGCCGGAGCAGGAATGGTTCATCGATCCCGAACACTGGCGGCAGCTCGCCGAACAACTGCTGAGCCTGGTCCGGACCCACAGCGAACAATCCGTCACCGCACCGGAACTCAGCAGGGATCAGGTACGAGAGGCGCTCACTCTCCCCGACTTCCGAGTGATCGACCTCATCCTCTCGACCCGGCTCAGGGAACAGCTCGGACGCATCGGTATGGCTGACGCCCCACTGCCCTCCGGACTGAACAGAGTCGCCGAGACCGCTCAACGGGAACTCGCTGCCGCAAGATGGCGAGCGCCAACTGCCGAGCGGTGGCGTGAGCTCGGGGTCAACACGGCCGAACTCCACGCGCTGGCCTGGCACGACGTGCTCGTACGACTGGCACCGAACGTCTACCTCACGCCCGAAGCGATTGAGCAGTCCCTCGCCGTACTCCGAGATCTGCCCGTTCCCTTCCGGGTAAGCCAGGCGCGAACCGCCCTGGCCGCACCTCGGCGAGTTGTCGTACCGCTGCTGGAACACCTCGATCGTCAGGGGATCACCGAAAGAATCAGCGACGACGGCCGCCGACAATTGCGCGGACCGGCGCCGGCGTGACACACCCGCGTGAGAAGCCCGCTTCCGTTCGGCGAGTGAGGACCGGGCGAAGCCGCTGAACGCGTGGGCCGCCTCGTCCGCGTCGGCCATGGACTGCATGATTGTGCCGTGCCCGGCGACGAACGGGCGAGTTGAGGCGCCAGCGCGGCGCCCTCGGCCGCGCCTCCAACTGTCGCAGCGCCTCCGGCCAGGGCTCCATCGGCGACAGCGGCCGCGCCATAGATGCGCGGAGTGCGCGGTTTCAGCGACCCCACCGCCCTCCGGCAGGAGGAGCGCAACCTGCCCGTCTTCTTCCAGCGGTGCGCGGACCACGAGAACGGCTGCGAACTGCCCTTCAACCTGATCACGGCCGAAGGAGACAACAGCAACGGCGTCGGCATCGAAGGGCTCGGAATGGGCAAGGAGAGAGACTACGGCACCTGGAACCATGGCCGGATGGACGGCTACTGCCCTGTGCACAAGGGCGGCTCTGACCAGATATCAGAAACGCTCTACCCTCTCGGGGGCGGCGAGTTCAGTGAGCTGAGCCATGGTATGGGTTACTTCACCCGCACAGAGATGCCCTTCTACCATGCGCTCGCCAACTCGTTCACGAGCGGGGACAACTACTTCCAGTCCACGTCCACACAGACCAACCGAATCGCTTGGTGGCGGTCAGCTGTACCAACAGGGCCTCGGCGACGCAACTCCCGACGGTGGGGGTACGGACGAAGTCCGTACCCCCACCGTCGCATCCGCCTCAGTGGCGCCATCGGCAATGTCAGGGGCTGCCGGTTACAGACATGTGCCCCGGGCCCTTGGGGCCGGACAACGAAATCGGTCCGGCTCGGAGCGTCAGACGATGTCGAGTCCGTAGGCGCTGAGCGCCTCCGTAACAGGCTGGTAGAAGCTGGTGCCGCCCTGGGAACAGTCGCCGCTGCCCCCAGAAGTCACGCCGAGCGCGGTACTTCCTGAGAACATTGCCCCGCCGCTGTCGCCTCGTTCGGCACAGACGGTGGTCTGAATCAGACCGTAGACCGTGCCTTCCTGGTAGTTCACGGTCACGTTGAGGCCGGTGACCACGCCGCTGTGGAGGCCAGTCGTGCTGCCGCTGCGCTGGACCGACTGGCCGACATAGGCGTCGCCTGCGCCGGTGATGTCACGGTAGGTGCCGTCGTAGAGATAAACCCGGCCGTCCGCAGCGGCGGCGCTGGTAAGCCGAACGGCGCCGTAGTCGTTGTCGGGGAAGCTGGAAGCGGCAGTGGAGCCCAGAGTTGAGGTGAGCGCGCTGTCCCCGTACCAGGTGCTGCCGAGGTTGGTGCAGTGACCGGCCGTGAGAGCGTAGTAGTTGCCGGTTGTGTGGCTGAGGAGGTTGAAGCCCAGAGAACAGCGTCCGCCGGAGGAGTGGATGCCCTCCCCGCCCGCCATGAGCTTAGACAACGTACCGGGCATCCGCTTGATCTGAAGGGAATCGGCATGATGGCCGGCAGCCTTCTTGATCGCCTCTATCTCAGCAGCCGAAACAGAGTCATCGGCAGTGACCACAACTCTGCCCGACACCGTGTCCGTGTACCAGGCAATGCCCGTCACGTCCGTATCGAGTACGGCGTCGCTCACCAGAGCGAGCTGCGCCATGGTGGGCCGACTGCTGCTGCCTGCTTCAGCCACGGCGACCGGAGCTGTGACCATGAGCACAGCCAGCAGTGCCGATGCGACGGCAATGATCCGCCCTGGCCTCTGCGGCGTGCCGCGGAGATTCGAAAAACGCGAGAAGTTCACTTGATCCTCCTGTGGGGGTGGGGAAGCCGGGAAGCCGTGCCGCTGATGCGACCGGCCAGCACTCGGATTGAGTACCGCCTCCGCTTCGAATGTGTTGCAGGGGCTGAGGCGTTGGAGTCTTGGGCTGCTGCCGGAGCGGGGACAAGAGAACTTTTCGGCCACCCAGCGGCACGCGCCCCAGCGGTTTGTACCGGGTGGGGTGCGAGGTGGCCGGAGGAGGCCACAAGTCAGGTCAGGAGTGGATGAATCCACTGACATGGTCGTCCGACCACGGGCGAGGGCGCGCCGCGCCCTTCCCGGCTCAAGGGCGCGGGGAAGATGAGCAATTCGTCGTTGCCGCCGACACAGCGGTCTCTTCCTGCCTGCCTCGCTTGCTCTGGTGCGCTCCCGCGTCTAAAAGAGCGTTCGTCCGTGGGTTCGTGTTTGATCCCGGGCTTATGCATCACGCCAGTTGAGGGTCGATTCATGGGCGAGTCTGCGGCTCATCAGGTCGATCATCGCGAGGTGCATCATCGCTTCGGAGCGGTGGCGGTGGGTCTCGTAGTCGCGGGCGAGGCGGCGGTGGTGCATCAGCCATCCGACGGTCCGCTCGACGGTCCAGCGTCGAGGCAGGACCTTGAATCCTTGGACGGCAAGGTCGCGTTGGACGACGTGGACGTCGATGCCGAGGCGGGCACCGTGGTCAATGGCCGTGGTGCGGTATGCGGTGTCGGCCCAGGCCTTGGTGATGCGTGGGTGGGCGGCGGCGATCTGGGAGAGCAGGTGGACTCCGCCGGCGTTGTCGGAGACGCTGGCTGCGGGTGACCGCGACGGCGAGGAGCAGGCCGTGGGTGTCGATACCGAGGTGGCGTTTGCGGCCGACGATCCGTTTGCCGGCATCGGTGCCCTGCTCGGTTCGGTGCAGTTGGCGGAGGTGTTGATGCTCTGGGAGTGCAGCACGCGCTGGGCTCCGGGTTACAGCCTTCGGCTGCGCGGACCATGCGTCGCAGTAGGGCGTTGAGCTGCTCGAAGACGCCGTCCTTCTGCCGGCAGGCGAAGTAGCGGTAGGTGGTGGGCCAGGGTGGGAAGTCGTGCGGCAGGTAGCGCCAGGGGATGCCGGTGCGGTCGACGTAGAGGATGGCGTTCATCAGCAGGCGCTGGTCATGCTCGCACGGGCGGCCGATGTCGAGGCCCCTACCGCGGCGCTCGGCCCGCCAGGCGGACAGGACCGGTTCGATCAACTCCCAGCGGGCGTCGGACAGGTCACTTGGATAGCGACGGTGTGCGGCCGTGTTTGGGTAGTACTACGCGATGCCATCCACCCGTGAGGGCGTGAACAGGGGTGAAGGGAGGCATCGTGGGACCAGGCAGGAGCAGCAGGCGCGAAACAGACGGCATGCCGTGGCACCGGCCCCGTCGTCCTCACGAAACGCCATCCGTCTCAGTCTCCCAGCCTCTGGAATCCTCCTGAAAATGGATGAGACAGGCCGAAACGCTCTTTAAAAGAGCGTTTTGTCCTGGCGAGGTTGTTTGGTGGTGTTTTAGGGCCCGGCTGAGGTGGGGCCGCTGAGGCAGGCAGGTCCGATGCGGCGGATGCGACGGGTGTCATCGTTGGTTGGCCCGTTTCCGTCAGTTCGCTCCTGTCTGATCCCAAGGCGCCCCCGCTTGACCTCCTTTGCGCCCTGGGGACACGGCGCGCTCGGCGGTACTACGGAAACATGACGCGACATCGCCCATATCCCAGCGACCTCTCCAATGCACGCTGGGAGCTGATCGGGCCCACGCTCACCACCTGGCGGACCGAGCGCAGAGACAAGGGCCTGGACATCGGCCGCCCGCCCGAGCACAACTTGCGCCGCATCATGGACGCCATCCTCTACGTCGACCGCACCGGCATCCCCTGGCGTTACCTGCCACATGACTTTGCGCCGTGGAAGACGGTCTACGGCTACTTCGCCGCCTGACAGAAAGAAGGCGTCTTCGACCAGCTCAACGGCCTTCTGCGTCGTTTGGTGCGGGAGGCCGAAGGCCGCGACGGCGAGCCAAGTGCCTGCGTGCTGGACGCGCAGAGTGTGAAGACCTCCGCCAACGTGCCCGCGACCGGCCAGGGCATTGACGCCGGCAAGAAAATCGCAGGCCGCAAGCGCCACATCGGGGTCGACACCCTCGGTCTGCTGCTGGCCGTCTGGGTCACCGCGGCGAGTGTCTCTGACAACGTCGGCGGCATGCACTTGATGTCCCACATCGCCGCCACGAACCCCCGCGTGACCAAGACATGGGCCGACACCGGCTACCGCACCAAAGCCATCGACCACGGCGCCCGCCTCGGCATGGACGTCGAAGTCGTCCAACGCGACCCCGGCGTCAAAGGATTCAAAGTCATCCCCCGGCGCTGGGTTGTCGAGCGGACCTTCGGCTGGCTCATGCACCACCGCCGTCTCGCTCGCGACTACGAAGCCCACCCGCACCGCTCCGAAGCCATAATCCACGTCGCGATGATCGACCTCACAAGCCGACGACTCACCCGCGAAACCACCCCGAACTGGCGCGACACCTGAACCTCGAACCAAACAACCTCGCCAGGACAAAACGCTCTTTCAGACGGTGTCATATGTGGTGATCACTCGCTGAGTTGTGCATGGGGCGGGGCACGTGGAGTTGGATCGTTCCGGACGGCTTGTCGGAGATCGCCAGGCCGTTGATTCCGCAGGACCAGGTGCGGCCGCAGGGCGGGGGAACGCCGAACGCGCCTGATAAGACAGTGTTCGCTGCGATCATCTATCTGCTGGTAAGCGGGCGCGCCTGGCGGGTTGTGCCGCCGTGCTTCGGGTCTCGAAGTCGACCTCGATCGGCAGGCTCTGTGCGGGATCCGGTTCGTTCTGCGCACCGGAGTCCAGTGGGAGTACGGCCTCAGGAACTGGGCCTCGGATCGGGGATGACGTGTCGGCGCCGTGCCGTGTGGAACGAGGCCGGGAGTGTGGGACACCGGCTGCACGCCGCCCTGCAGACGAAGCTGCGGTCGGCCAAGCAGCTGGACTGGTCGCAGGCGGTGATCGACTCGGAGCAACGGCTGTGATCGACGCCGACTCGTGTGCATGCATATCCGACTATGAGTCCCTTCGTCCGCGGAGCGGGTGTGGCCAGTTCCGTGCGGTCCGACTTCCCTATCTGCATGACGTTACCGCGATGCCCTGGCTTCTGACCTGCACCTTTGTCCACCTCTTTGTTGGGGCCACCCAAACTTTGGCGAGAGGGCGGCAAACGACCGTCAAAAGACTGCAGCTCTCCAAACCTGTAACGGCGGATCGATTCTCGGACTGCGTAGGCTCACGTGCGGACAGGTCGGTGAACCTAGTGGGTTCCTCTTTTGCTGGGTATATGTCCTGGTGGCGGGGTAGTTGAGGGTGCTCGGGGGCGGGTGCTGGACGATGGTCTTACGGGCACGACCGGGGCGTGACGAGGACGAACGGGCCGTCGTTCGTCGATTGTCGCGGGCGCGGAAGGCTCCGCGCGATGCAGTGATGCGGGCCCGGATGATCGAGCTGAGCTGGTCGGGGCTACGGGTGCCGGTGATCGCCGTGGAGCTGGACTGTAGCCAGAAAATGGTCCGGTGCTGGCTGCACCGCTTCAACCGCTCAGGCCTGCAAGGGATCGAGGCCGTCTTCTCGCGTCCCTGGATCCTCCTGGGCCGACGCTACCGCCGTACGCGGCGCGCGGCCGCTTCCCGAGGAGGTTGTCCGTCCGCAGCGGTCGAACAAAAGTGAAAGGCAAGGAGGTCACCAACTCCTTGCCACTCTTAACTCATGGCGGACTGGGAGGCTTGCGGCAAGGACCCCTTCGTGGCGCAGAATCTCCGGCCGAGGCCAGAATCTGCGGAAGTGGGGGTCGCGAAGTGCGTGTGTTGTTGTCGACGTATGGGTCGGGCGGGGATGTCCAACCGATGGCGGGACTCGCGGTACGGTTGCGGGAACTCGGCACGGAGGTTCGGGTGTGCGCGCCGCCGGACGAGGAGTTCGCGAAGCTTCTGGCCGGTGTCGGAGTGGAGCTGGTGCCGGCGGCCGAGCCGGTGCGCACGTTGGTGAAGGGGGCGGCTCCGCTGCCGCCGGAGGGCCTGCCCCAGCGCGCCGCCGCGCTGGTCGCCGCGCAGTACGAGGCGGTTGCCACTGCGG
This window contains:
- a CDS encoding alkaline phosphatase family protein, which translates into the protein MRGVRGFSDPTALRQEERNLPVFFQRCADHENGCELPFNLITAEGDNSNGVGIEGLGMGKERDYGTWNHGRMDGYCPVHKGGSDQISETLYPLGGGEFSELSHGMGYFTRTEMPFYHALANSFTSGDNYFQSTSTQTNRIAWWRSAVPTGPRRRNSRRWGYGRSPYPHRRIRLSGAIGNVRGCRLQTCAPGPWGRTTKSVRLGASDDVESVGAERLRNRLVEAGAALGTVAAAPRSHAERGTS
- the selB gene encoding selenocysteine-specific translation elongation factor, which produces MIVVATAGHVDHGKSALVRALTGRDPDRLAEERRRGLTLDLGFARCDLPSGRRAAFVDVPGHERYLQTMLAGLGPVRAALLAVAADQGWAAQTAEHADALAAFAVPQLLLVITRCDLADSEPTAAIARRELLTRGLPALPPVATSAHTGQGLDALRAALDLLSPALPPSPGPVRLCVDRAFTVSGAGTVVTGTLLGGTLRVGDRLELCPSVEGPSATVRELHVCERPVTEASGPTRVAVNLRRVPRDAVPRGSALLTPDAWVTSTLADVRLHALGADPPALPSEVMCHLGTARRPARLRRLSGDLGQLRLSAPLPPHVGDRLAVRDPATRVVLGATVLDPMPERIADRGAAGRRRAALESATGQPLLSSELKRRGLARGVDLRRLGIPLPAVDRPEQEWFIDPEHWRQLAEQLLSLVRTHSEQSVTAPELSRDQVREALTLPDFRVIDLILSTRLREQLGRIGMADAPLPSGLNRVAETAQRELAAARWRAPTAERWRELGVNTAELHALAWHDVLVRLAPNVYLTPEAIEQSLAVLRDLPVPFRVSQARTALAAPRRVVVPLLEHLDRQGITERISDDGRRQLRGPAPA
- the selA gene encoding L-seryl-tRNA(Sec) selenium transferase, which gives rise to MTDPRRHIPRTDALLAAPELHSAIAHLGRTAVKGVVKAAQERVRRDEIDPSEVLAEVLRTLPETANSLWAVINATGIVVHTNLGRAPLSAAAVDAVVSAAGYTDVEFDLSSGTRARRGRGVHEALLAALPEAGDVHVVNNNAAALVLCALALADGREIVVSRGELVAIGDGFRLPELMESTGARLREVGTTNRTTLDDYTSAVGHDTAFVLKVHPSNFVVTGFVKSTDVAALSALDDPIVVDVGSGLLRRDFALPQEPDVQSALQAGAALVTASGDKLLGGPQAGLIFGDAGLVRQLARHPLARALRTDKLTLAAMEATIRGPRPPVVQALHAEPAELRARAQAMVAQLSDFGARIVASTAMVGGGGAPEVALPSVALSLPARYGAALRVGRPPVVGRVMGSRCLLDLRTIDPRQDNQVVVAVRSVS
- a CDS encoding S1 family peptidase; this encodes MNFSRFSNLRGTPQRPGRIIAVASALLAVLMVTAPVAVAEAGSSSRPTMAQLALVSDAVLDTDVTGIAWYTDTVSGRVVVTADDSVSAAEIEAIKKAAGHHADSLQIKRMPGTLSKLMAGGEGIHSSGGRCSLGFNLLSHTTGNYYALTAGHCTNLGSTWYGDSALTSTLGSTAASSFPDNDYGAVRLTSAAAADGRVYLYDGTYRDITGAGDAYVGQSVQRSGSTTGLHSGVVTGLNVTVNYQEGTVYGLIQTTVCAERGDSGGAMFSGSTALGVTSGGSGDCSQGGTSFYQPVTEALSAYGLDIV
- a CDS encoding helix-turn-helix domain-containing protein; translation: MRARMIELSWSGLRVPVIAVELDCSQKMVRCWLHRFNRSGLQGIEAVFSRPWILLGRRYRRTRRAAASRGGCPSAAVEQK